The nucleotide sequence TGAACAAAGATCCTATCGTATTTGCCATGGCAAATCCAGATCCTGAAATACTTCCGCATGAAGCTGGGCCTCATGTAGCAATCATGGCTACAGGCCGTTCAGATTTTGCTAATCAAATCAATAATGTATCTGCCTTTCCTGGTATATTTAGAGGTGCGCTCGATGTACAAGCAACAACGGTTAATGATGAGATGAAAATGGCTGCAGCTGAAGCAATTGCATCAACCATTACATCACGACAATTACAGGCAGACTATATTATTCCAAGTGTTTTTAATCGTAATGTTGCACCTGCAGTCGCGCGTGGTGTCGCAAGAGCAGCAAGAGCATCTGGTGTTGCTAGAAGATCTAGAAGTCACTAATTTTATATAATGATTAAAAGTGAATTTGATAGTTTTTGGGATAAAACTTTAAAAGATTTGGAATCTACATCCATGTCTGAGCATGTTGTTGAAGAAACTGATTTAAGTGCTCGAGATTATACTACATATAAAGTTATTCTTAATAGTTTTGAAAACAAAAGAATTCGTGGTATATATTCTGTTCCAACTACGCGGTCTTCGAAAGGAATTTTTCCTGCAGTATTAAGAGTTCCAGGTTATGCTGCCACTACATTAACTTTAGATAAACATTTTGCGTTAGTACTATCAGGATTTGCTGTCCTAAGTCTATGGCCACGAGGTCAAGGCGAAAGTATGGAAGAATGGTCTTTGGAGCATTCGACAAAATTAACCTATCATGTTGATGATAAGGAAAAATATTACTATCGTGGTGCATATATGGATTGTGTCAGGGGTGTCGATTTTCTTTCATCAAGACCTGAGGTTAATAATGATGCTATTGGTATGTGGGGGAGAAGTCAAGGCGGTGGATATACTCTTGCAACAGCATCTTTAGATTCTCGATTAGCAGCAGTGGTTGCAGAACAGCCTTTTTTATCAAATTATCCAACTTCTTCTACTTTGTCATCTACACCTTATGTTGAAATAACAGATTACATAAAAGAACACTCTGATCAGACTGAAAAGATTTTAGATACATTGTCATATTTTGATACGTTAAATTTAGTAAAAAATATAAAGTGTCCAGTTGCTCTAAATATTGGGATGATAGATCCTACTTGTCCACCAGAAACCATAATGCCGGTATTTGAAAATATACCAACTTTAAAAAACTTAACGGTGTATCAAGATCTTGCTCATGAAAGTTGCACTGATTTTAACATACTAGCAATGGATTGGTTAAAAAAATATCTAGGCTAGGCTCCGTGGCATTTTTTGTATTTATTACCACTTCCACAAGGACATTTTTCATTTCGTCCAATTTTTTTATTAGCGTGTTCTCGTTCAAATGCTTTTTGTTCTTGGCATGAAGAACAAGTGCATGTAAGTGGATGATCAGTGTACCAATTTGTTCGTGCCATTTTATCGTAATGTATGTTGCTTTTGTCTAGTTAAACCTGAAAGTTCTTTTTTTCTGATTCGTAAATTGGTTGGTGTCACTTCAATTAATTCATCGTCTGTTATAAAGTCGATCGTTTCTTCCAAAGTCATTTGTATATATGGGCTTAATTTTTTCGCAATGTCAGATGTTGAGGATCGTACATTAGTCAATTTTTTTTCTTTACAAACGTTAATTGCAATATCTTTATCTCTTTGATGCATACCAATAACCATACCTTCATAAACTGGTGTTCCTGCATCAATAAATGTCGAACCTCTTCCTTGAGCATTCAACAAGCCATAGGTAACAGAAACTCCTGGTTCAGATGTAACAAGCAAACCTACTGCCTCTGACTTAATTTCACCTCTCATGGGAGCGTATTCAGAAAACTTACTTGTTTTACTTCCGTCTCCTTTTGTTGTTTTTAAGAAGAAAGTATTAAATCCAATGAGACCACGTGTAGGTATCATATATTCGATTTTTACTCGATTATTTTCATCATATTCCATATTTTTTAAT is from SAR202 cluster bacterium and encodes:
- a CDS encoding NAD-dependent malic enzyme gives rise to the protein NKDPIVFAMANPDPEILPHEAGPHVAIMATGRSDFANQINNVSAFPGIFRGALDVQATTVNDEMKMAAAEAIASTITSRQLQADYIIPSVFNRNVAPAVARGVARAARASGVARRSRSH
- a CDS encoding acetylxylan esterase → MIKSEFDSFWDKTLKDLESTSMSEHVVEETDLSARDYTTYKVILNSFENKRIRGIYSVPTTRSSKGIFPAVLRVPGYAATTLTLDKHFALVLSGFAVLSLWPRGQGESMEEWSLEHSTKLTYHVDDKEKYYYRGAYMDCVRGVDFLSSRPEVNNDAIGMWGRSQGGGYTLATASLDSRLAAVVAEQPFLSNYPTSSTLSSTPYVEITDYIKEHSDQTEKILDTLSYFDTLNLVKNIKCPVALNIGMIDPTCPPETIMPVFENIPTLKNLTVYQDLAHESCTDFNILAMDWLKKYLG